TGGATTTTGCCATAGATATCTACAAGCTTACCAATAATTTCCCAAAATCTGAGCAATACGGAATGACAGCTCAGTTAAGAAGGTGCGCGGTTTCCATACCTTCCAACATCGCCGAAGGGCACAGCCGCAGCAGCACGGTCGACTACATCAGGTTCCTGTTTATCGCCAACGGTTCCCTGTCGGAACTGGAAACCCAGCTGGAAATTGCCTTCCGACTTGCCTATTTTGCAGATATCTCGAGCTACTATGCCAAGGTCAAGCACATCCGCTCCATGCTGGCGGGCCTGATCAGAGCTTTGAAAGAAAAGGCAAAAGCCGCTGATGACCAAACATAAACTTGTTGTTTCAACTCAAGCAACGCCAGTTTTACAACCTGCGTTGCCCCTTTTCCCCTTTTGCCCTTTTTCCCTTTCCCTGAAGCAATAATGTTCAAGTTTACTTTAAATAAAACCTCCGGCAACGCCCGCGCAGCCACAATAATGACCAGCCA
This DNA window, taken from Candidatus Syntrophosphaera sp., encodes the following:
- a CDS encoding four helix bundle protein, with product MGSYRDLDVYARSMDFAIDIYKLTNNFPKSEQYGMTAQLRRCAVSIPSNIAEGHSRSSTVDYIRFLFIANGSLSELETQLEIAFRLAYFADISSYYAKVKHIRSMLAGLIRALKEKAKAADDQT